The Bacillales bacterium genomic interval CTCGACACGCCGACAAGCGGAATCCCGAGTGCCCATGCGAACGTTTTCGCGACAGTTACGCCGATCCGCACGCCCGTATAAGAACCCGGACCTTCAGCAACAGCGATACGCTCGAGCTGCGCAGGCATCACCCCGGTTTCTTTTAAAACCGTATCCACGGCCGGCATCAACCGGACCGAATGATTTTTTTTCAAATGGGTGACGATCTCGCCCAAGACGACACCATTGTCCGCCAGCGCAACACCCATCGTCTGATTCGATGTGTCAATCGCCAAAGTTTTCATCGTTCAACTCCTTGCACAAAGCATCGTACCGGGGTCCGGCAGGGATCATCGCGATGCGTCTTTCGTCTTCGCCTGAAGCATGTTCGATCGAGACTTCGAGCCGCTCTTCGGGAAGCCAGTCCGCAATCCGTTCCGCCCATTCGACGACCGTTACCCCGTCCCCGTCAAAATATTCTTCGAATCCGAGATCTTCATCCCCGTCTTCCAAGCGATAAACGTCCATATGATAAAGCGGCAACCGCCCCTCATATTCTTTAATGATCGTAAAAGTTGGGCTGTTCACGGTACGATTGATCCCGAGACCGGCAGCGAGCCCTTTCGTAAACGTCGTTTTCCCTGCGCCAAGATCCCCGCTCAACGTAATCAAGTCTCCAGGTTTGAGCCGTTTCGCCAACCTTTCGCCCAGCCGGAAGGTTTCGTTCTCTGAATGCGTGTTCGTTTCATAACCGTGCAAACGGATCACCTGTTTTCAAAATGATTGTAGCCTTTTTCTTCAAGCATACGCGTCTCGCCATCCCGAACTAACCAAACATTCGCCGGACCTTCATCGACCGTTCCGATGATCGTCAGCGCAATATCTTGCTGCAGCTTTTCGATCGTCTCCGGAGCCGCCGTACCGAGCAGTTGAAAGTCTTCCCCGCCATGCAGAATCCATCGTTCTTGTTGGGGGACTGCAAAATTCCTGAGCATTTGCGGCCGCGGGATTCGCTCATAATCAAGCGTGATTCTCACCCCGCTGGCAGCGGCAATTTCAGCCGCTTCGCTTGCGATGCCGTCGCTGATGTCGTTCAACGCCGCGCGGAACCCGGACGCCGCGATTACCATCCCTTCAGTGATGCACGGTTCCGGTCGTTGATGTGCGGCAATCAAAGGTTCCCAGGAAGCCGCATCATCATATTCCCGTCCATGTTCAAGCAACAGCTCGAGTCCCGCAGCACTCCCGCCAAGCGGACCGGTGACAAAAACCTTATCCCCAGGCCGAGCTTCACTTCTTAACAAGTGCCGGTCTTTTGGGACACGGCCGATCGCCGTAACCGTGATAACGAACCCGCCC includes:
- the tsaE gene encoding tRNA (adenosine(37)-N6)-threonylcarbamoyltransferase complex ATPase subunit type 1 TsaE — protein: MHGYETNTHSENETFRLGERLAKRLKPGDLITLSGDLGAGKTTFTKGLAAGLGINRTVNSPTFTIIKEYEGRLPLYHMDVYRLEDGDEDLGFEEYFDGDGVTVVEWAERIADWLPEERLEVSIEHASGEDERRIAMIPAGPRYDALCKELNDENFGD
- the thiL gene encoding thiamine-phosphate kinase, which gives rise to MDDEFAWIRKITPVQTSQPSLVVGIGDDAALYAGDSAFEEVVTMDTMVEDVHFTRTTMTAYDVGYKALAVNLSDLAAMGAVPMYALASVAVPDHWRDELEEVYRGFQSLADRYGVDLIGGDTVTSKGGFVITVTAIGRVPKDRHLLRSEARPGDKVFVTGPLGGSAAGLELLLEHGREYDDAASWEPLIAAHQRPEPCITEGMVIAASGFRAALNDISDGIASEAAEIAAASGVRITLDYERIPRPQMLRNFAVPQQERWILHGGEDFQLLGTAAPETIEKLQQDIALTIIGTVDEGPANVWLVRDGETRMLEEKGYNHFENR